A region from the Acidobacteriota bacterium genome encodes:
- a CDS encoding RNA polymerase sigma factor: protein MSNDLLTSPTVVETSSRHVKEDWRGLFADIAAGRLDSLETLYDEASHQLYGLALWRTGSSEDASDVVQDVFVRLVEQGRRLSNIRNPRAWLLTVAHRAA, encoded by the coding sequence GTGAGCAACGACCTGTTGACGTCTCCGACCGTGGTTGAAACCTCGTCCCGCCATGTCAAAGAGGACTGGCGTGGGCTCTTTGCGGATATCGCCGCAGGGCGGTTGGATTCCCTCGAGACGCTTTACGACGAAGCCTCTCACCAGCTCTACGGGCTGGCGCTGTGGCGCACTGGCTCGTCGGAGGATGCGTCCGACGTCGTTCAGGATGTCTTCGTGCGACTGGTCGAGCAGGGTCGGCGACTTTCGAATATCAGGAATCCAAGAGCATGGCTTCTGACTGTGGCCCACCGTGCGGCG
- a CDS encoding lysoplasmalogenase: protein MIITVILASIMAGAVFSLLHAIRVGDRPLEVFSKSAASVAFVALGFARWSAGDPVDTWMIAALTLCAVGDFCLLWDRSFDVGLIAFLLGHVAYVAGFTLALPIGGWPLLTLVPLVAAGAFASRWLWPHLGSKRMPIVIYLIVISIMVWGGLSTFLRGVLPWTAAVGAVLFYLSDLAVARHRFVRESFLNRAIGLPVYFSGQILLAMTVGAG, encoded by the coding sequence GTGATCATCACAGTGATTCTCGCTTCGATCATGGCCGGTGCGGTCTTCAGCCTGCTCCATGCGATCAGGGTCGGCGACCGGCCGCTGGAAGTGTTCTCGAAAAGCGCGGCCTCGGTCGCATTCGTCGCCCTCGGCTTCGCCCGTTGGTCTGCCGGTGACCCTGTAGACACCTGGATGATCGCGGCGCTCACACTCTGCGCAGTGGGAGATTTCTGCCTTCTGTGGGACAGGTCTTTCGATGTTGGTCTGATCGCCTTTCTCCTCGGCCACGTCGCTTACGTGGCCGGATTCACCCTCGCCCTCCCGATCGGTGGATGGCCACTCCTCACTCTGGTTCCTTTGGTTGCAGCCGGAGCCTTCGCCTCGAGGTGGTTATGGCCCCACCTCGGTAGCAAACGCATGCCTATTGTGATCTACCTGATCGTCATATCGATTATGGTCTGGGGGGGCCTATCGACCTTCTTGAGAGGTGTTCTACCCTGGACGGCGGCCGTCGGGGCGGTCCTTTTTTATCTCTCGGATCTCGCGGTCGCCCGCCATCGGTTCGTGCGCGAATCTTTCCTCAACCGAGCCATCGGTCTTCCCGTCTACTTCTCTGGCCAAATCCTCCTTGCCATGACCGTTGGAGCGGGTTAG
- a CDS encoding HAD-IA family hydrolase, whose amino-acid sequence MKHRLPPGKVPWEIVADLLAGDLPPEVKLGPAAGEDAALVEIGDELWAIATDPISFTATDAGRLAVFVNANDVAVRGAKPRYFLAVGLIAPSEASSERVSDLLGQVRAACDEVGCSLIGGHTEVTPGLPHSMVVGTMLGRVEGVPLTTGGLREGDFLGMTRFAGLEGTAILLAEHGDSWRSTLDSAPISAMEESPGNSCLLVAPEALLAASCSGVTALHDVTEGGVGEALHEMAVASGLDIRIDSAAIPVLPVTRAICEDLGIDPLGLIGSGSILVGCEKKSRSRVEAAFEEAGVPFSWIGRARAPSESPRSSLSRFPRDELLKAHVMDTIRAVIFDMDGTLIDSRYDWPQIRRSLGVTGSSIIDDLNGLPEPQRSRKWADLEETERAASESAILHEGARELLMLLAEKGLSTALVTNNSEPNTRHLLDRFGLRFDIVLTRDSGLWKPSGAPIAEAVRRLGVSPGFCLGVGDSRYDLLAAREAELSAVCLLHDGARGDSLEADLAFVDIPAFVRYLRVVLP is encoded by the coding sequence ATGAAGCACCGTTTACCACCCGGAAAAGTCCCCTGGGAAATTGTCGCCGACCTGCTTGCAGGTGATCTTCCTCCCGAGGTCAAGCTCGGGCCGGCTGCGGGGGAGGACGCAGCCCTGGTCGAGATCGGCGACGAACTCTGGGCGATCGCCACGGATCCGATCTCCTTCACCGCCACTGACGCCGGCCGACTGGCGGTTTTCGTCAATGCCAACGACGTCGCCGTACGTGGAGCGAAACCTCGGTACTTCCTCGCGGTGGGACTGATCGCGCCGAGCGAAGCGTCGTCGGAACGCGTCTCGGATCTCCTTGGTCAGGTGCGCGCAGCGTGCGACGAGGTCGGCTGCTCACTGATCGGCGGACACACCGAGGTCACCCCCGGTCTCCCACACAGCATGGTCGTGGGTACGATGCTCGGACGGGTCGAAGGCGTTCCTTTGACCACCGGCGGCCTGCGTGAGGGGGACTTTCTGGGCATGACCCGCTTCGCCGGCCTCGAGGGAACCGCCATCCTCCTTGCCGAACATGGTGACAGCTGGCGATCAACGCTGGATTCTGCCCCGATTTCCGCGATGGAAGAAAGCCCTGGAAACAGCTGTTTGCTGGTCGCACCCGAAGCGTTACTGGCTGCCTCCTGCAGTGGCGTCACGGCCCTGCACGACGTCACCGAAGGCGGTGTTGGCGAGGCGCTTCATGAAATGGCGGTCGCATCCGGACTCGACATCCGTATCGACAGTGCGGCAATCCCGGTGCTCCCGGTGACCCGGGCCATCTGCGAGGACCTCGGAATCGACCCTCTGGGATTGATCGGCTCCGGTTCGATTCTCGTCGGATGTGAGAAAAAATCCCGGTCCCGGGTGGAGGCCGCCTTCGAAGAGGCAGGCGTGCCGTTCAGCTGGATCGGTCGCGCTCGGGCACCCAGTGAATCACCCCGATCGAGCCTGTCCCGTTTTCCCAGGGACGAGCTGCTCAAGGCCCATGTGATGGACACCATACGAGCCGTGATCTTCGACATGGACGGCACCCTGATCGACTCGCGCTATGACTGGCCGCAGATCCGCCGGAGTCTCGGCGTCACCGGCTCGTCGATCATCGATGATCTCAACGGTTTGCCCGAGCCCCAGCGATCACGAAAATGGGCGGATCTCGAGGAGACTGAAAGGGCCGCCAGCGAGAGCGCGATACTCCATGAGGGCGCGCGAGAACTCCTCATGTTGCTCGCCGAGAAGGGCCTCTCCACCGCCCTCGTGACCAACAACAGCGAGCCCAACACACGGCACCTACTCGACCGATTCGGGCTTCGTTTCGACATCGTCCTGACGCGGGACTCAGGGCTCTGGAAGCCGTCTGGAGCGCCGATTGCCGAAGCGGTGAGGCGCCTCGGGGTTTCACCGGGCTTTTGTCTCGGAGTCGGCGACTCGCGCTATGACCTGCTCGCTGCGCGGGAGGCCGAGCTTTCGGCCGTCTGCCTCCTTCACGACGGCGCGAGGGGTGACAGCCTCGAGGCAGACCTCGCCTTCGTCGACATCCCGGCGTTCGTGCGGTACCTGCGGGTCGTCTTACCCTAG
- a CDS encoding DUF3014 domain-containing protein has product MAEQNRTIIAIFVALVVIVAAALGWWYFSRDRAEEPVETVSFATPTPVPEPTPTLEERLSVRLSGTTLATSDAVVRELTTELSSHPKLAAWLVNEDLIRRFVASVDNIASGVSPREHLDFMRPKGGFEVDEKPNGVLVIEPDTYHRYDVVADVFDALDTEGAVVLYHELEPLIDDAYAEISPANADFDRRLARAIDHLLAAPVLRGTEQVEQLVVTYAWADNELEALSSAQRQLLRMGPENVRSIQGKLRELKSALEETEAE; this is encoded by the coding sequence ATGGCAGAACAGAACCGTACCATCATCGCTATCTTTGTCGCTCTGGTCGTTATCGTGGCTGCAGCACTCGGGTGGTGGTATTTCAGTCGGGATAGAGCAGAGGAGCCCGTGGAGACCGTGTCTTTCGCCACGCCAACGCCCGTGCCGGAGCCGACTCCGACTCTCGAGGAACGGTTGTCCGTTCGTCTGAGTGGCACCACTCTGGCCACCAGCGACGCGGTAGTGCGCGAGCTGACCACCGAGCTCTCCTCTCATCCCAAGCTCGCAGCGTGGCTCGTCAATGAAGATTTGATCCGGAGGTTCGTCGCTTCGGTCGACAACATCGCATCAGGTGTCAGCCCGCGGGAACATCTCGATTTCATGCGCCCCAAGGGTGGTTTCGAGGTCGATGAAAAGCCCAACGGAGTCCTGGTCATAGAGCCTGACACCTACCACCGTTACGATGTTGTCGCGGACGTCTTCGATGCCCTCGATACCGAGGGCGCCGTTGTGCTCTACCACGAGCTCGAGCCACTCATTGACGATGCATACGCCGAGATCAGCCCGGCCAACGCGGATTTCGACAGACGCCTGGCACGGGCGATCGACCATCTGTTGGCGGCGCCGGTGTTGAGAGGCACAGAGCAGGTCGAGCAGCTGGTCGTTACCTACGCCTGGGCCGATAATGAGCTCGAGGCCCTCTCAAGTGCCCAGCGGCAGCTGCTGCGCATGGGCCCGGAGAATGTGCGGTCGATCCAAGGAAAACTGCGCGAGCTCAAATCGGCACTGGAGGAAACTGAAGCCGAGTAG
- the lptE gene encoding LPS assembly lipoprotein LptE, which produces MKFLPRLLVTLFVAAELTSCGYHLVGTTSFLPEEIETLHVENFENQTRWVEMDQRLMEALTLEWVRRRRLRLVDDPSQADVILSGTIQRLAVIPVSYDEQGRANEYQMSLQAVVQLQDVRGEEPEILWEDKAFSRRTSYAVDPVAVDYFDKQNVAMTELSKEFSSALVTAVLEGF; this is translated from the coding sequence GTGAAGTTCTTGCCGCGTCTTCTCGTAACATTGTTTGTGGCGGCCGAGCTGACGTCGTGTGGTTATCACCTCGTAGGAACGACGTCGTTCCTACCGGAGGAAATTGAAACGCTCCACGTGGAGAACTTCGAGAACCAAACCAGGTGGGTGGAAATGGATCAGAGGTTGATGGAGGCATTGACACTGGAGTGGGTGCGCCGGCGCAGACTCCGCCTTGTCGATGATCCGTCGCAGGCAGACGTGATCCTGTCTGGCACTATCCAGCGGCTGGCCGTAATTCCTGTGTCCTACGACGAACAGGGCCGTGCGAACGAGTACCAGATGAGCCTGCAGGCCGTCGTACAGCTGCAAGACGTGCGCGGGGAAGAGCCGGAAATCCTTTGGGAGGACAAGGCCTTTTCGCGCCGCACCTCGTACGCTGTCGATCCTGTGGCGGTGGACTATTTCGACAAGCAGAACGTCGCCATGACGGAGCTGTCGAAGGAATTCTCGAGTGCGCTGGTGACGGCCGTGCTGGAAGGGTTCTAG
- a CDS encoding replication-associated recombination protein A yields the protein MGQPPLFPDDPSIGPLAERMRPKNLDAVVGQEALVGKSGVIRSLLVDGELPSVVFWGPPGSGKTTIARLLAEAAGAEMVTFSAVLSGVREARSVMSAARGLRRSEGRRTVLFVDEIHRFNRAQQDAFLPYVEAGDIVLIGATTENPSFELNRALLSRVKVYILDPLKPVQLVEILHSALDDGDRGLGNIAPEIEPNALELIATVAAGDARQALNHLELAVTVALSDGLTAVDTELVERVAQNVVAVYDKGGEEHYNLISALHKAVRNSDVDAALYWLARMLEGGADPRFVVRRMLRMASEDVGMADPRALQQVAAVAQAVDHIGMPECELALAQAAVYLCLAAKSNALYKAYGRVKREVAHRPGLAIPMSIRNAPTTLMKDAGYGEGYKYAHDEDGAVADLECLPEDLVGTRFYFPTGYGWESRIAERMEEIRKLRAGYRSKK from the coding sequence ATGGGTCAGCCGCCACTCTTCCCGGATGACCCTTCGATCGGCCCGCTCGCCGAACGCATGAGGCCGAAAAATCTCGACGCGGTCGTTGGGCAGGAGGCGCTGGTCGGCAAAAGCGGGGTCATCCGGTCGCTGCTGGTTGACGGAGAGTTGCCGTCAGTGGTTTTTTGGGGACCGCCAGGCAGCGGAAAGACGACGATCGCCAGGCTTCTCGCCGAAGCCGCCGGTGCCGAGATGGTGACTTTTTCGGCTGTTCTTTCGGGTGTCAGAGAAGCGCGGTCGGTGATGTCAGCGGCCCGTGGACTTCGTCGCTCCGAGGGGCGTCGAACGGTGCTTTTCGTCGACGAAATCCACCGTTTCAACCGTGCTCAACAGGATGCGTTCCTGCCCTACGTCGAGGCGGGGGACATTGTGCTCATTGGCGCCACCACCGAAAACCCGTCTTTCGAGCTCAATCGCGCTTTGTTGTCACGGGTCAAAGTGTACATCCTCGATCCGCTGAAGCCGGTCCAGCTCGTCGAGATTCTCCACTCGGCGCTTGATGACGGAGATCGAGGCCTGGGTAATATCGCGCCCGAAATAGAGCCCAATGCACTGGAGCTGATCGCGACGGTTGCAGCCGGTGACGCACGCCAGGCCCTCAACCACCTCGAGCTCGCTGTGACAGTGGCGTTATCGGATGGACTGACGGCTGTAGATACCGAGCTCGTCGAGCGGGTGGCGCAGAATGTGGTCGCGGTCTACGACAAGGGTGGCGAGGAGCATTACAACCTCATTTCTGCTCTCCATAAGGCGGTGAGGAACTCCGACGTCGACGCGGCTCTCTACTGGCTTGCCCGAATGCTCGAGGGTGGTGCCGATCCGAGATTTGTCGTTCGGCGGATGCTGCGCATGGCGTCGGAGGACGTCGGGATGGCGGACCCGAGAGCCCTGCAACAGGTGGCGGCGGTGGCGCAGGCTGTCGACCACATCGGCATGCCCGAGTGCGAGCTCGCACTCGCCCAAGCGGCCGTCTACCTATGCCTGGCCGCGAAATCGAACGCCCTCTATAAGGCCTACGGCAGGGTCAAGCGGGAGGTTGCCCATCGACCTGGTCTCGCCATTCCGATGTCGATTCGAAATGCGCCGACCACCCTGATGAAAGATGCGGGATATGGCGAGGGCTACAAATACGCGCACGACGAGGACGGGGCTGTTGCGGACCTCGAGTGTCTTCCGGAGGATTTGGTCGGGACACGTTTCTATTTCCCGACCGGGTACGGCTGGGAAAGCCGCATCGCCGAGCGCATGGAAGAGATCCGCAAGCTTCGAGCCGGGTATCGGAGCAAAAAATGA
- a CDS encoding class II aldolase/adducin family protein, with protein sequence MPNSMNLADPRTILIEVGRRLADAGLVRESEGNLSIRLAESRCLMTSTGSELGNLQPQDLVEVALESDALPPAASSEARLHLELYRGVPDIGAVVHAHPPRLLQLDAQGKLPVWRRLEDRGRMVGAIFAVPHHPEGSRALAESTAAALRLAKACVLREHGAVTVGPTLMTAFVRMLDLERAASLTGGPV encoded by the coding sequence GTGCCGAACAGCATGAACCTCGCTGACCCTCGCACAATACTCATCGAGGTAGGACGACGCCTCGCCGACGCTGGACTGGTTCGAGAGAGCGAGGGTAATCTCTCGATTCGGCTCGCAGAGAGTCGGTGTCTGATGACCTCGACCGGGTCCGAACTCGGAAACCTGCAACCGCAGGATCTGGTGGAGGTTGCACTCGAGTCGGATGCCCTCCCCCCTGCGGCCAGCTCTGAGGCGAGGCTTCACCTCGAGCTTTATCGAGGGGTACCGGACATTGGAGCGGTAGTCCACGCCCACCCGCCCCGGCTGCTGCAGCTCGATGCCCAGGGAAAGCTCCCGGTGTGGAGGCGGCTCGAAGATCGCGGCAGGATGGTTGGCGCGATTTTCGCGGTTCCCCATCATCCGGAGGGCTCGCGGGCCCTCGCAGAATCGACTGCTGCCGCGTTGAGATTGGCCAAGGCGTGCGTTTTGCGCGAGCATGGCGCCGTTACTGTGGGGCCCACACTGATGACAGCCTTCGTTCGCATGCTCGACCTCGAACGGGCGGCCTCGCTGACCGGTGGGCCCGTGTGA
- a CDS encoding tetratricopeptide repeat protein — protein sequence MHRNPWLTLIIGLMIGLVIGYVLAERQPIPPAKAVRLGLNPQAGSQAEGLPDGHPPLDSSTGADAQQLRQRVAEVEALLADNPDDAGLLAALGNLYFDANRWPDAREWYEKSLAAQPGDANVMTDLAVVYRNLGQPQKSIDLLDQALAADPDHWQALYNKVVVYQFDLHDHDLAAETLRALLELKESNSGIPDLSGLEKEVFGG from the coding sequence ATGCACCGAAATCCATGGCTCACACTCATCATCGGCTTGATGATCGGTCTCGTGATTGGCTACGTGCTGGCCGAACGCCAGCCGATACCCCCTGCGAAGGCCGTCAGGTTGGGCCTCAACCCCCAGGCTGGGTCGCAGGCCGAGGGGCTGCCGGACGGCCACCCACCTCTGGATTCCTCCACTGGTGCCGACGCACAGCAGCTGCGACAGCGGGTGGCAGAGGTCGAGGCGCTTCTCGCCGACAATCCCGATGATGCAGGGTTGTTGGCTGCCTTGGGTAATCTCTATTTCGATGCCAACCGATGGCCGGATGCCAGAGAGTGGTACGAAAAGTCGCTTGCTGCGCAGCCAGGTGATGCAAATGTCATGACCGACCTCGCAGTCGTCTACCGGAACCTCGGCCAGCCTCAGAAAAGCATCGATCTGCTCGATCAGGCCCTCGCCGCTGATCCTGACCACTGGCAGGCGTTGTACAACAAGGTCGTCGTATACCAATTCGATCTGCACGACCACGATTTGGCGGCAGAGACGCTGCGAGCACTCCTGGAACTCAAGGAAAGCAATTCTGGAATCCCGGATCTTTCCGGCCTGGAAAAGGAAGTCTTCGGCGGCTGA
- a CDS encoding dicarboxylate/amino acid:cation symporter, with amino-acid sequence MADDNSKSKSWFFKLHWQVLIALVAGVAFGWLVPAAAENIGFIGDLFLRLLKMIIIPLIFTSLVSGVASLGSARSVGRVGIRTVLYYTVSTTLAIVVGMALVNVIRPGVHLDFATARDLPEGFSTTSSSLPDFLLRMVPDNVISAMAAGEVLPVIVFALLFGLFLTRLNGPNVDAVQRLVDGVLEVIQALTLAIVRLAPVGIFALLAREVARSGPGIIWDLRYYFVTVGVGLLVHAMVTLPLILLILGARNPLEYGRRMAPAVATAFSTASSSATLPLSMDCSEKAGNRRGVTSFVLPLGATVNMDGTALYEAVAALTIAQMYGVGLELHQQALVLLTALLASVGAAGIPMAGLVMLVVVLQAVGLPLEGIGTIIAVDRVLDMMRTATNVWSDLVGTAVVNRFEGS; translated from the coding sequence ATGGCCGACGACAACTCGAAGTCGAAATCCTGGTTCTTCAAGCTCCACTGGCAGGTACTCATCGCCCTGGTGGCCGGTGTGGCTTTCGGCTGGTTGGTTCCTGCAGCCGCGGAAAACATCGGTTTCATCGGCGATCTGTTTCTCAGGCTCCTGAAGATGATCATCATTCCACTCATCTTCACTTCACTTGTCAGTGGTGTGGCAAGCCTCGGCAGCGCCCGGTCGGTGGGCCGGGTCGGCATCCGAACGGTGCTCTACTACACAGTATCCACGACCCTTGCGATCGTTGTCGGCATGGCGCTCGTCAATGTCATAAGACCGGGCGTTCATCTCGATTTCGCGACCGCTCGAGACCTGCCTGAGGGCTTTTCCACGACGTCATCGTCGCTGCCGGATTTTCTTTTGAGGATGGTGCCGGACAACGTCATCTCGGCGATGGCTGCCGGAGAGGTGCTTCCCGTCATCGTCTTTGCACTCCTTTTCGGGCTTTTCTTGACGCGTCTCAACGGACCCAACGTGGACGCCGTACAACGGTTGGTGGACGGCGTGCTCGAAGTGATCCAGGCTTTGACCCTGGCCATCGTAAGACTCGCGCCGGTCGGGATCTTCGCCCTGCTGGCTCGCGAGGTCGCACGTAGCGGACCCGGCATCATCTGGGACCTGCGATACTACTTCGTGACGGTTGGGGTCGGTCTCTTGGTTCACGCGATGGTGACCCTGCCGCTGATTCTCCTCATACTCGGTGCACGGAATCCGCTCGAGTACGGCAGGCGAATGGCGCCGGCGGTTGCCACCGCCTTTTCCACCGCCTCGTCATCGGCTACCCTGCCCTTGAGCATGGATTGCTCGGAAAAGGCTGGCAATCGCCGTGGAGTGACGAGCTTTGTACTGCCCCTTGGTGCCACGGTCAATATGGATGGAACCGCGCTCTACGAGGCGGTTGCGGCATTGACCATCGCCCAAATGTATGGAGTGGGGCTCGAACTCCATCAACAGGCTCTGGTTCTGTTGACGGCGTTACTTGCCTCGGTTGGTGCTGCCGGCATCCCCATGGCCGGTCTGGTGATGCTCGTCGTGGTGCTTCAGGCGGTTGGGTTGCCGCTCGAGGGCATTGGCACGATCATCGCGGTCGATCGCGTCCTTGACATGATGCGCACCGCTACCAACGTATGGAGCGACCTCGTCGGTACCGCGGTCGTGAACAGGTTTGAGGGTTCGTGA
- a CDS encoding CarD family transcriptional regulator, giving the protein MQFKVGDKVVYPSQGVSVVEEISNEVFAGTEMKCYHLRLIGSDSKVMVPVDNCERVGLRRLSEKKQVKQVMKRLRAAEGENAEDWKDRYRANLDRIKTGDLDEIVDVLLCLAEVAGRKTLSFRERKMYDHARQLLVNEVAEVEKRDAGKVEEQVEDALGHVVKQDDD; this is encoded by the coding sequence GTGCAGTTCAAGGTTGGCGACAAGGTTGTCTACCCCAGCCAAGGCGTTTCGGTCGTCGAGGAAATCTCGAACGAGGTTTTTGCCGGTACCGAGATGAAGTGCTATCACCTTCGACTGATCGGTTCCGACTCAAAGGTGATGGTTCCTGTCGATAACTGTGAGCGGGTCGGTCTGAGGCGTCTCTCGGAAAAGAAACAGGTCAAACAGGTGATGAAGCGCCTGAGGGCCGCCGAGGGCGAAAACGCGGAGGACTGGAAGGACCGGTATCGCGCCAATCTGGACCGAATCAAGACCGGTGATCTCGACGAAATCGTCGATGTGCTGCTGTGTCTTGCAGAGGTCGCCGGCCGAAAGACCCTCAGCTTTCGCGAGCGGAAAATGTACGACCATGCCAGGCAGCTCCTGGTCAACGAAGTGGCCGAAGTCGAAAAACGTGATGCCGGCAAGGTCGAAGAACAGGTCGAGGACGCTCTTGGACACGTCGTGAAGCAGGATGATGATTGA
- a CDS encoding DUF4126 family protein — protein MESLMTIMAAFGLSAGAGAKAFIPVLALGAFNYTSYFELSERFAWIADPAVMAILGVLVIVEIIVDAHPDLGRFSDVASYLPKIIAGFIGFAAMTGTLNDSLIQLGASGVLGGTTAAGVHWLRNQVRRPFRDLAEDAHESAGKLASVSEAGASATLAGTAFVAPPLSMFVLLGFVAVSVITLRAVSSRRVTCEHCGGDIRPGALVCPHCRAELG, from the coding sequence ATGGAATCGCTGATGACAATTATGGCAGCATTCGGGCTCTCGGCGGGTGCGGGCGCGAAGGCCTTCATCCCGGTGCTCGCCCTCGGTGCATTCAACTACACGTCATACTTCGAGCTCTCTGAACGTTTCGCGTGGATCGCCGATCCGGCTGTGATGGCCATCCTCGGCGTGCTCGTGATCGTGGAGATCATCGTCGATGCCCACCCGGACCTCGGCAGGTTCTCGGATGTTGCCTCGTATCTGCCGAAAATCATTGCAGGATTCATCGGCTTCGCGGCCATGACCGGCACCCTCAACGACAGCTTGATTCAACTCGGCGCATCAGGCGTCCTCGGCGGTACAACCGCAGCCGGCGTTCACTGGCTGCGGAACCAGGTGCGACGTCCGTTCCGCGATCTTGCAGAAGACGCCCATGAATCTGCGGGGAAGCTCGCGTCAGTGAGCGAGGCGGGTGCATCCGCGACGCTCGCAGGTACGGCATTCGTTGCGCCTCCGCTTTCAATGTTCGTTTTGCTGGGGTTCGTTGCGGTTTCGGTGATCACATTGCGAGCAGTGAGCAGCAGAAGGGTGACGTGCGAACACTGCGGCGGTGACATCCGTCCCGGGGCGCTGGTGTGCCCGCACTGCCGTGCGGAGCTCGGCTGA